A region of Nitrospirota bacterium DNA encodes the following proteins:
- a CDS encoding class I SAM-dependent methyltransferase yields the protein MKMNHGFSWQYDEFKQVGTDYSSKAAVEIYDSSHADFRDMEAESIKILDSLEIKGGNGLIDFGSGTGTFAIQAARRCARVYAIDVSKAMIDRAAAKAIKAGTSNIEFHHAGFLTYEHNDSPVDAVVTTFAFHHLPDFGRASR from the coding sequence ACGAATTTAAGCAAGTAGGCACGGACTACAGTAGCAAAGCCGCAGTGGAAATCTACGATTCGAGCCATGCAGACTTCCGCGACATGGAGGCCGAAAGCATAAAAATCCTCGATTCGCTTGAAATCAAGGGAGGCAATGGGCTGATCGATTTTGGATCTGGAACAGGCACTTTTGCCATTCAAGCGGCGCGACGCTGTGCCAGAGTGTATGCCATTGATGTTTCAAAGGCTATGATCGACCGCGCGGCGGCCAAGGCAATCAAGGCTGGAACATCGAATATTGAGTTTCACCATGCTGGGTTCCTGACCTACGAGCATAATGATTCACCAGTTGACGCCGTCGTGACGACGTTTGCCTTCCATCATCTTCCAGATTTTGGAAGGGCATCGCGCTAA